In a genomic window of Phyllostomus discolor isolate MPI-MPIP mPhyDis1 chromosome 5, mPhyDis1.pri.v3, whole genome shotgun sequence:
- the NUDT13 gene encoding nucleoside diphosphate-linked moiety X motif 13 isoform X1: MSLYCGTACRRKSFWCYRLLSTYVTKTRYLFELKEDDDACKKAQQTGAFYLFHNLAPLLQKSEHQYLLPQYSLVELEKLLGKLGQDTQRIEDSVLIGCSEQHEAWFALDLGLTNSSSMSASLQKPEMEAELRGSFIELRKALFRLNVKDASLLSTAQALLRWHDAHQFCSRSGQPTKKNVAGSKRVCPSNKIIYYPQMAPVVITLVSDGTRCLLARQSSFPKGMYSALAGFCDIGETLEEAVRREVAEEVGLEVERLHYSASQHWPFPNSSLMIACHAAVSPGQTEIQVNLRELEAAAWFSHDEVVMALKRNDPYTKQQNGTFPFWLPPKLAIAHQLIKEWVEKPTCPSLPA, translated from the exons ATGTCTCTGTACTGTGGGACTGCTTGCAGGCGAAAATCTTTTTGGTGCTACAGGCTGCTGTCAACGTACGTCACCAAGACCCG GTATTTATTTGAACTGAAGGAAGATGATGATGCATGTAAAAAAGCCCAGCAGACAGGAGCATTTTACCTCTTTCATAACCTGGCTCCTTTGCTTCAGAAATCAGAACATCAATACCTGCTGCCCCAGTATAGCCTAGTAG AGTTGGAAAAGCTCCTGGGAAAGCTCGGACAGGATACACAAAGAATAGAAGATTCTGTCCTAATTGGATGCTCCGAACAGCATGAAGCATGGTTTGCTCTGGACCTAGGTCTAACTAACTCCTCTTCCATGAGTG CTTCCCTACAGAAACCAGAAatggaggcagagctcaggggcTCTTTCATTGAGTTGAGGAAGGCTCTCTTTCGGCTGAATGTGAAGGATGCCTCCTTGCTGTCCACG GCTCAGGCCCTCCTCCGCTGGCATGATGCTCATCAGTTCTGCAGCAGAAGTGGGCAGCCCACCAAGAAGAATGTGGCTGGCAGCAAGCGTGTGTGCCCTTCTAATAAGATCATCTATTATCCACAG ATGGCTCCTGTGGTGATCACTCTGGTGTCAGATGGGACTCGATGCCTTCTTGCCCGCCAGAGTTCCTTCCCCAAGGGAATGTACTCTGCCTTGGCAGGTTTTTGTGATATAG GTGAAACTCTGGAAGAGGCTGTCCGCCGAGAAGTTGCAGAAGAGGTGGGCTTGGAGGTGGAAAGACTGCACTACTCCGCATCCCAGCACTGGCCCTTTCCTAACAGCTCACTCATGATTGCTTGTCATGCAGCTGTGAGTCCTGGACAGACAGAG ATCCAGGTGAACTTGAGAGAACTAGAAGCAGCTGCCTGGTTCAGTCATGATGAGGTGGTCATGGCCTTGAAGAGAAATGACCCATATACTAAACAACAGAATGGGACTTTCCCATTCTGGCTGCCCCCGAAGTTAGCCATTGCCCACCAACTGATTAAGGAGTGGGTGGAAAAACCAACCTGTCCTTCTCTGCCTGCTTAG
- the NUDT13 gene encoding nucleoside diphosphate-linked moiety X motif 13 isoform X2 has translation MSLYCGTACRRKSFWCYRLLSTYVTKTRYLFELKEDDDACKKAQQTGAFYLFHNLAPLLQKSEHQYLLPQYSLVELEKLLGKLGQDTQRIEDSVLIGCSEQHEAWFALDLGLTNSSSMSASLQKPEMEAELRGSFIELRKALFRLNVKDASLLSTAQALLRWHDAHQFCSRSGQPTKKNVAGSKRVCPSNKIIYYPQIQVNLRELEAAAWFSHDEVVMALKRNDPYTKQQNGTFPFWLPPKLAIAHQLIKEWVEKPTCPSLPA, from the exons ATGTCTCTGTACTGTGGGACTGCTTGCAGGCGAAAATCTTTTTGGTGCTACAGGCTGCTGTCAACGTACGTCACCAAGACCCG GTATTTATTTGAACTGAAGGAAGATGATGATGCATGTAAAAAAGCCCAGCAGACAGGAGCATTTTACCTCTTTCATAACCTGGCTCCTTTGCTTCAGAAATCAGAACATCAATACCTGCTGCCCCAGTATAGCCTAGTAG AGTTGGAAAAGCTCCTGGGAAAGCTCGGACAGGATACACAAAGAATAGAAGATTCTGTCCTAATTGGATGCTCCGAACAGCATGAAGCATGGTTTGCTCTGGACCTAGGTCTAACTAACTCCTCTTCCATGAGTG CTTCCCTACAGAAACCAGAAatggaggcagagctcaggggcTCTTTCATTGAGTTGAGGAAGGCTCTCTTTCGGCTGAATGTGAAGGATGCCTCCTTGCTGTCCACG GCTCAGGCCCTCCTCCGCTGGCATGATGCTCATCAGTTCTGCAGCAGAAGTGGGCAGCCCACCAAGAAGAATGTGGCTGGCAGCAAGCGTGTGTGCCCTTCTAATAAGATCATCTATTATCCACAG ATCCAGGTGAACTTGAGAGAACTAGAAGCAGCTGCCTGGTTCAGTCATGATGAGGTGGTCATGGCCTTGAAGAGAAATGACCCATATACTAAACAACAGAATGGGACTTTCCCATTCTGGCTGCCCCCGAAGTTAGCCATTGCCCACCAACTGATTAAGGAGTGGGTGGAAAAACCAACCTGTCCTTCTCTGCCTGCTTAG
- the NUDT13 gene encoding nucleoside diphosphate-linked moiety X motif 13 isoform X3 — translation MSASLQKPEMEAELRGSFIELRKALFRLNVKDASLLSTAQALLRWHDAHQFCSRSGQPTKKNVAGSKRVCPSNKIIYYPQMAPVVITLVSDGTRCLLARQSSFPKGMYSALAGFCDIGETLEEAVRREVAEEVGLEVERLHYSASQHWPFPNSSLMIACHAAVSPGQTEIQVNLRELEAAAWFSHDEVVMALKRNDPYTKQQNGTFPFWLPPKLAIAHQLIKEWVEKPTCPSLPA, via the exons ATGAGTG CTTCCCTACAGAAACCAGAAatggaggcagagctcaggggcTCTTTCATTGAGTTGAGGAAGGCTCTCTTTCGGCTGAATGTGAAGGATGCCTCCTTGCTGTCCACG GCTCAGGCCCTCCTCCGCTGGCATGATGCTCATCAGTTCTGCAGCAGAAGTGGGCAGCCCACCAAGAAGAATGTGGCTGGCAGCAAGCGTGTGTGCCCTTCTAATAAGATCATCTATTATCCACAG ATGGCTCCTGTGGTGATCACTCTGGTGTCAGATGGGACTCGATGCCTTCTTGCCCGCCAGAGTTCCTTCCCCAAGGGAATGTACTCTGCCTTGGCAGGTTTTTGTGATATAG GTGAAACTCTGGAAGAGGCTGTCCGCCGAGAAGTTGCAGAAGAGGTGGGCTTGGAGGTGGAAAGACTGCACTACTCCGCATCCCAGCACTGGCCCTTTCCTAACAGCTCACTCATGATTGCTTGTCATGCAGCTGTGAGTCCTGGACAGACAGAG ATCCAGGTGAACTTGAGAGAACTAGAAGCAGCTGCCTGGTTCAGTCATGATGAGGTGGTCATGGCCTTGAAGAGAAATGACCCATATACTAAACAACAGAATGGGACTTTCCCATTCTGGCTGCCCCCGAAGTTAGCCATTGCCCACCAACTGATTAAGGAGTGGGTGGAAAAACCAACCTGTCCTTCTCTGCCTGCTTAG
- the NUDT13 gene encoding nucleoside diphosphate-linked moiety X motif 13 isoform X4, producing the protein MEAELRGSFIELRKALFRLNVKDASLLSTAQALLRWHDAHQFCSRSGQPTKKNVAGSKRVCPSNKIIYYPQMAPVVITLVSDGTRCLLARQSSFPKGMYSALAGFCDIGETLEEAVRREVAEEVGLEVERLHYSASQHWPFPNSSLMIACHAAVSPGQTEIQVNLRELEAAAWFSHDEVVMALKRNDPYTKQQNGTFPFWLPPKLAIAHQLIKEWVEKPTCPSLPA; encoded by the exons atggaggcagagctcaggggcTCTTTCATTGAGTTGAGGAAGGCTCTCTTTCGGCTGAATGTGAAGGATGCCTCCTTGCTGTCCACG GCTCAGGCCCTCCTCCGCTGGCATGATGCTCATCAGTTCTGCAGCAGAAGTGGGCAGCCCACCAAGAAGAATGTGGCTGGCAGCAAGCGTGTGTGCCCTTCTAATAAGATCATCTATTATCCACAG ATGGCTCCTGTGGTGATCACTCTGGTGTCAGATGGGACTCGATGCCTTCTTGCCCGCCAGAGTTCCTTCCCCAAGGGAATGTACTCTGCCTTGGCAGGTTTTTGTGATATAG GTGAAACTCTGGAAGAGGCTGTCCGCCGAGAAGTTGCAGAAGAGGTGGGCTTGGAGGTGGAAAGACTGCACTACTCCGCATCCCAGCACTGGCCCTTTCCTAACAGCTCACTCATGATTGCTTGTCATGCAGCTGTGAGTCCTGGACAGACAGAG ATCCAGGTGAACTTGAGAGAACTAGAAGCAGCTGCCTGGTTCAGTCATGATGAGGTGGTCATGGCCTTGAAGAGAAATGACCCATATACTAAACAACAGAATGGGACTTTCCCATTCTGGCTGCCCCCGAAGTTAGCCATTGCCCACCAACTGATTAAGGAGTGGGTGGAAAAACCAACCTGTCCTTCTCTGCCTGCTTAG